DNA sequence from the Nitrospirota bacterium genome:
CATGATCATTTGGATGAATGAGTTTATAATCGCCTTTCCTGCCTTTTAATATTTCGATTGCCCTGTTTGCAATTACTTCATTGGCGTTCATATTCTGGGAGGTCCCGGCACCCGCCTGGTACACGTCAACAACAAAATGCCTGTCATGAACTCCATCGATCACTTCCAGGGCCGCTTTTTCAATAGCTGATAAAATTTTCCTGTCGAGAAGACCAAGTGCGCCGTTTGCCCTCGCTGAGGCAAGTTTAACTATCCCCTGGGCCCTGATGAACCGCCTCGGCAGTTTCAGCCCGCTTATTGGGAAATTATCGAGGGCCCTTTTCGTCTGCGCGCCGTAATAAACATTATCAGGAAGACTGAGTTCTCCCATGGTGTCTTTTTCGATCCTCAATTTTTCATCTCCTTTTGGAATAAAGAAATCCGCAAAATCATGATGGCGACGGAAAAATCATTATACATAAAATCAGGCAGTTTTTGACAGCGGAGTAAATGCTCAATTATAATGTCTGATATGATACCTGCTTATGAAGTAATTATCCGCCTTATTCTCGGCGCTGTTATTGGCGGCATTATAGGTTTTGAAAGAGAGGTGCACGGCAGGGCCGCGGGCTTCAGGACGCAGTTAATTGTCTGTGTAGCTTCAGTGCTCATAATGGTGGTCTCCGAAAACTACTATTACCATATCAAGAGTATCGACCCAACGCTCAGGATTGACCCGGCGAGGATTTCAGCAGGCGCGTTAATCGGCATAGGCTTCTTAGGCGCAGGAGTGATTGTAAAAAGCGGTTTTGCGATCAGGGGACTGACAACCGCGGCGTCTATATGGATCGTCTCCGCTATCGGGCTTGCAATCGGGGGCGGGCTCTATTTCGAGGGGATTGCGACTTCCATAATTACCATCATCGCTTTAATGGCGCTCAGGGCTGTTGAAAGGAAGATAAAATTTTTACGTTACAAAGTAATTACGGTTTCCACGCTCATTACGGCAAACAAGGAGGAGGAAATTACATCCATGCTCTCAAGCCGCGGATTTCACGTCCACTCCATTGATTACGAGAAGGACAAATCAAAGGGTGAAATTATATATGACATCACAGTCTCTACAAGAAATAAGGAAGCAGTAAGACAGATGTTTGCTGAATTGAACTCGACGGAGTTTATAAATACACTGAAAATCAGCGGATGATAATGTTGTGGTTTTGTATTGAAACTGAAGGGCAGATTATTGGACGCTTAAAAGCTTGTTGTAGGGATATCTCCTTAAGAACCCCATAAATTGCTCGACGGTGTGTGAAGGCTCCTTGGACTTCCTGTATACGAGTGAAAAATCTCTTACAAATTTCTCTTCTTTAAAGACCGCTGTTTTCAAACTTCCGTACTTGCATTCTTTTCTGGCTGCCCACTTTGAAAGTATTGAAATACCGAGGCCTTCTTCAACCGCGCTTTTTATTGATTCAGTGCTTCCCATTATTATAGAGATCTTCAGGTTCTGCTGAGTTATTCCGTGCTTTGAAAGATACTTCTCTATAGCTTCTCTTGTCCCCGACCCTTCCTCCCTGAATATCAAAGGCTCTTTTGCGAGTTCCATGATGGAGACGGTGGATTTTTTTGCCAGATGATGATAGGGCGACATTATCAAAACCATTTCGTCGGGGATGAGTTTTTCCAAAATCAGTTTCTGCTTGTTGACCTCTCCCTCAACGAGGCCGATATCAACGCTGCCGGCATTCAAATAATCGACGACGGCTTTAGTGTTTCCTACATGAATATGGACCCCCACCTTCGGGAACCGTCTCTTGAAATCAGATACTACGGTCGGTAAAACGTAATTGCCTATAGTAGAACTTGCGCCGACTGTTATCACTCCTTTTACAAGACCGGTGATCCCGCCTATCTCTTTCTCAGCGGCTTCATATAGAGCGTTTATCTCTTTCGCGTATTTGTAGAGCATTTCACCTGCAGGCGTGAGAGTAATAACACAACCGGAGCGGTTGAATAATTTTGTGCCGTACATTTCTTCGAGAGCTTGTATTTGAAGGCTGACGGCAGGCTGGGTGAGGCGAATGATTTCAGACGCCCTTGAAAAGCTTTTAGTTTCCGCAACTATACAGAATACTTTTAACTTGTGGTCATCCATAGGTGGTAGATAATTTTACTCTTAATGATTTATAAAAGTCAATCGGCGGAATTGCACAGTATTAATATAAATCTGCAAAAAACTTTATCCATTCTGCAATAAATAAAGTTTTCTAATTTTGCTATTATGAATATTGCCTTGAAGAATTTTCAAGGTATTATTATAATGTCTGAGTTTTTGACCCCATTGTAAATTCAGCCGTTTAAATTATCTAAACGGTGTAAATCTACAAACTAAAATTCAATAAAAAGGAGGGTGTATGAGATTATTAGTCACATTAGTATTTCTCATCGCAGTGGTTGCCGTTCCGCTGTCTGTATTTGCAGAACCGGCAAAGACGATCGATGAGCTTGCGGCAATGTACAATGTTGACGCATGTGCTGACTGTCATGAGGATATCCACAAAGACTGGAAAGATTCATGGCACAGCAAGTCTCTCACAGATTCACGTGTCATCAGGACGTGGAGGACTTTTATACTTAACGGCCTTGACAAGGACGGGATGCCGAGGGCGGCGCTGAAGGATACATGCTTAGGCTGTCACGCCCCGCAGATCAAGGACGCTGCGCCTGAAGTTTCAGTCAAAATTGCAGAGTTGATTTTAATAGCTGCAGACGACCCTGACGCGTCAAAGAAAGAAGCCGCAGTGAATGAATTGTCAAAGCTGAATGTTAACTGTATTATTTGTCACAATTTAAAAGCCACACCGGGCGGTAATCCCCAGGCCAAAACCATATACGGCCCTAAAGGAAATGTAGACGCCGGACCACACAAAGAACAGCTTGGGTTTGAGACAGCAAAATCAGATTATCTTAGACAAGCCAAGTTCTGTTCGGAATGTCATCACGGCTGTTCACCGGGTATGACGGCAGAACGCTGCCCGACACTTTGGTTTGCTTACAACGAACACTACTTGACTCATGGCGGAAATAAAACCTGCCAGAACTGTCATATGGACGCAAAAGATTATGGCATGTCGCATAAGTTCCCGGGAATCATGGAAGTTGATTTTGCTAAAACCGGAATAGACCTTACCCTCAATGCTTCCGCAACAGAGTATCTTTATCATCTGGACAACAAGATCGTTCCCGCGGTAATCGTGAATGTTCAGGTTAAGAATACTGCCGGACACGGCATCCCTCATGGTTGAGTATACATACCATCAGCGGCACTGGAAGTGACCGTTAAAGACGAGAATGGAAAGGTATTATATTCAAAATCCGAGGATTACATAGTAAATGACTTTTATATTAAAAAAGCTGACCCTTCAAAAGATCCAATCATGGTTGCTAACTGGTGGTTTGACAGACAGGTGCATCTCCATGAAGGGATAGAACCGGGTGAAGTTAAATCAACATCCTTTGTGGTCCCTCTTGAAAAAGGGGCGAAATCAGCCACAGTGGAAGCCGCCTTTGTATTTCACTATGAAAAAGGCAAGGACGCCACCTGGAACAAGGCAACTAAGAAGATTGAATTCTAACTCAATTCTGTAAAACGATTCGGGCTTTATTCTGAAGGTCTTTGGAATAAAGCCCGATCTTTTTTCGCTCTCGTATTGCAAAAAAATTCATTGAGAATGTAAAATCTACCAGCGCAAGCAGTGTGAATGGTGAAGGACCTTCACTGGCGCTAAGTTTAAGGAGAGGGCGACTGCCCGGTTTTTAGATTATGAGAAGGATTTATTTTTTCCTGATACTTGCTGTCCTGATCTCTTTCGGCTGCTCCAAAGAAGTTAAAAAGCCGTCAGAAGATTCACAATTGGCGTCGGAGGCAGTGAACAAGATCGAAGCCATAAAAACAGCGTACCAGGAAAAGGACGCCGCGATCTTGCAGCAGCAGTTGGATGCCGGACTTTCTGAAGACATTTTAAGAGAACTTTCATTTGAAAAAGCTGAATTGTCTTTTACCCCGAGATTTGTGAGTATAAAGAGTGATTCCGTTATAATTAATTTAAGCTGGCAGGGATCATGGCTTATTAAAGAAAAGAAGCTTGAAAACAGGGGCACGGCTAATTTAGTATTACATAGAGACACAATGAAGTTGACGCAAATAGAGGGTGATAACCCTTTTCACTTACCTTAACTATAAATGCCGAAGTGGCGGAACTGGCAGACGCGCTAGGTTCAGGGTCTAGTGGTCGAAAGGCTGTGCGGGTTCAAATCCCGCCTTCGGCACCATCTTCAACACACTCATTCCATATAAGTCCACTTTCAGGTCAGCTGCTGATTTTAAATCGTAACGCGTGATGCGTAAAGCGTAATGGCGCTTTTAACTCTATGCTCTCTGCCCTCTGCGGCGCTTGCGGGCGGCTGAAAATGTGATAACATTTCACTATAGAGAATGGACAAACCCAAGTAAGGAGGACACGATGTATAAGATAGCAGTTGTTATTACATTGATATTGTTAGCGGCAAGCCAGTCTCACGCAGGCGCGAAGGTCCAGGGTCAGGCCGTCGATTACAGCGACAACGGCGTGGTGATGAAAGGGTACCTCGCGTATGATGAAAATATAAAAGGAAAACGCCCGGGCGTGCTGGTTGTCCATGAGTGGTGGGGGCATAACGAATACGCCCGCAAGCGCGCGCGGATGCTCGCTGAACTCGGATACACAGCCCTCGCAGTTGATATGTACGGTGACGGCAAGCAGGCAATGCATCCAGATGACGCCGGGAAATTTTCATCAGAGCTGATGAAGAACTTCGACACCGCGAAGTCGCGGTTCACCGCAGCCATGAACTTTCTCAAGCAGCAGCCGACGGTTGATCCCGAACGCATCGCCGCTATCGGATACTGTTTCGGCGGAGGCATTGTGCTGAACATGGCGCGGCAGGGCATAGAACTTAAAGGTGTTGCAAGCTTTCATGGAGGTTTGACAGCGGTAAAGCCCGCGGGGCCCGGCGCAGTAAAGGCAAAGATACTGGTGCTTCACGGCGCTGACGATAAGTTTACTACGCCTGAACAGATAGACGCCTTCAAAAAAGAGATGAAGGCCGCTGGGGCCGACTCCAAATTCATCTCATACCCGGGCGCAATGCACAGCTTTACAAATCCCGATGCTGATATGTATGCAAAGAAGTTCAATCTGCCGTTAGGATACAACGCCGAAGCGGACAAAAAATCATGGAGTGAGCTGAAGAAGTTCCTCAAAGCTATCTTCAAGAAATAGGGGTGCGTCATTAATATGAAAAGTCCGAAGATCTTAACAATAATTTTAATTATCTCATGCGTAACAGTTTTTTATGCTTGTGCTACCGGAAGATATATGGGCACAGGCCCCGCCACGACTGAGGAGATACAGGGGACATACACCCTTTTGCTTCATGGCAACAGGTACAGCGATGATGTTGAGAACGTGGCGGTCCTTGATAAAGAGGGAGACCGGTACACCTTCGAGATATACGCGCCTGAATACGATTACACAGTTAAGAAAGGCCTGCCTGCAAAAGAGGCCCTTGAGGAAGCGGAAAGGTTCGTCAGATTCAACAGCGCTTTTATGCGCTCCAGGCTGAGCAGGATTGTTGATAACGAAGGCAATACCATCGGATATGAATTGAGGCCGCTATATCACCTGTTCGAATTCGGGCAATCAGATGTGCTTTATATTAATTACCTGCTGAGAGATAACAGGGTGCTTACCATAATAAGACAGAAAGAGTATTCAAGAGACAGGGAGCCGTCCCTTTTCAGGGACTCAATGGACAGATGAATAATTTAAAGACAGGATAGTGACGAGTGACGCGTAACGGGAAGAGACAAAAATCATTGATCTTCACTCGTTCTGAATAAAGCTCATCAGATATTCTTTGAACTTGCTTGGCAGGAGCCATCTAATCCCCAGCTTCTCGGCCCATTTTATTGCGCCGTGATCGACGGTGACAAGGAGCGCGTCGAGCTCTTTTGCCAGCAATATCAAATCCACGTCTTCCTTGCTGTCGATTATTCCCTCGCGCAGGGCCTCCCTGTAGTTTTTCCTCATGGCCTGTATGACTTCGCGTTCATCGCTTTTGCCCGCGGTCCTAACGGCCTTCTCTGCGATCCTTAAGCCTTTGTTAACGCGCTCTCTTATATCTTCGATGAGCTCGTACAGGAAAAAGGCGGGGCAGGTCAGTTCATGCTTGCTCGGGGATTTTTGATGAAGCACGGCAAGAAGCGCTCCGGGGATCTCTTTTTCATTCACGAAATTCAGGAGCTCCTGAAAGATGGAAGAGGGCATGTAGAATTCGAGCGAGGGGATCTGCTCCGCTATCTGGAGAAATCCATTTATTGCCTCTGTAGGCGAATCGCCGAAATCATTGCGGACTTCTGGATTTACAAAAAGGCTTGTATCAAGAACTACTCTGTCTTTTCTTTGTCTTGCAGACTTCATATGTATTCAGGACGAAGGTGTTCCAGGTCTTGCATGAAGGGCATCTCCCGGCCCAGTCTTTAGAGGTGTACCCGCAGTTTGAGCAGCAAAAAGGCACAAGCAGAGGCTTGTCAACTTTCAGGGCTTTCTTGAATTCCTCGGCGGCCTTTTCCGCCCGGGATCGTCTCAGGTAAATATTGCCTAAAAGGATGTGCAGGTCGGGAAAATCAAATGCGCTGGTATCAAGCGCGTTGATCGTCTCAAAGGCGTAATCTATCATCTCAAGGCGGTAATAAAGTTTTGCAAGGAAGAACTGGAGCTTCAGGTCACGCGGGTCTTTCTGCACCGCCTTTTGGTAGAGATCGATTATCGTGCCCGGCTCTCCCATTGATATGAAAAAGTCTTCCAGGCGCACAAGCAGGACCAATGAAGAGGTCGTTTCATATCCCTTCAGCAGAAGCTCCTGCGCCTCATCCGTATTGCCGTCTTTTAAATACGCTTCCGCGAGAGCAATGTACGCGGAGGCAAAGTCCTTGTCCGCCTTGATAACGGACTTTAATATCTTTACAGCCTTTTCAGTATTATTGGTTTCAAGGTAATGGCATCCAAGTTCGTACCTGTAGCCTAAATGTTTTTTGTGCTCTTCCTGTTCTTCCTCGGGAGAGAGGTCGCATTTAAGCACCTTGTGCTGGACCTCTAAAACATCTTCCCATTTTTTGTCTCTCTCGTATATGTCACGTTTCCTGTAAAGGATCTCGGGATTCTCTTCGTCGATCTCAAGGATGGTGTCAAGATATTTCAGGGCCTCATTCCATTTCTGCTGCCCCTCAAAGACCTTTTCAAGCGAGAGCAATACCTCAACGCTCCGGGGTTTTATTTCCTTGGCCCTTGTGTAAAAATCCTTTGCCTTGAAATAATCTTCCTCATATATCGCGATGTCACCAAGCCTGAGCAGTGCGTTAACGTTGTACGGGTCTTCTTCAACAACTTTCGTGAAAAGCTCCTCCGCCTCTTCGTACCTGCAGGCAAAGAAGGCGTCGAGCCCCCTTGTGTAGGATTCCTGGATCTTCAATTCCTTCTTCTGGCGGCGGTTGAACTGCCAGTTGCTGAAGAACCGCCTGGCGTCCCTGATGGAAAAGACAACGAACATGGCGAAGATGCCGGCCGCGGTGGAGATCAGTATAAGGCCGATGACCGGGACTTCATAAGTAACGCCCTGCCAGACCGTAAGGTTGACCGTGTCCTTGTTAAAGAACGCCAGTATGCCCACTACAAGCAGGAACATGATCGTCAGGAATACTGAAAACTTTGCCATGTTATTTCTTGTGCTCCTCTACCGGAATTCTCGGCGCGTCTATCCAGAGCTTTTCCAACTCGTAATAATCCCTGGTCTCATCATCAAAGATATTAATTATTATATCGCCGTAATCTATCAGGACCCACCGGGCGAAATCCAGCCCCTCTTTTCCGAGAGGGAAGATATTCTGTTTTGAAAAATTCTCCTGTATGGCTTCCGCTATCGCCCTGATCTGCGACGTATTATCTCCCGAACAGATCACAAAATAATCTGCAATCGTTGAAAGGTCTTTTAATTCGAGGATGATCGTGTCTTTGGCTTTTTTGTCGAGGGCCGTCTCCGCGGCCCTGACCGCCCTTTTCTTGCTGTTGCTAATTAAAGGAATCTCCTTTTCTTTCCGTAACGCGTGACGAGTAATACGTAATGTGTTAAAACCGGAAATAGGGACTCGTTACTTATCACGCATTACCCATTACGTATATATAATTCATGTGAAATTATATAGTTTTCTACGGAATCAGGCAAGAGGTACTTAATATTTTTACCGGACGCAACCAGATTTCTTACGCGGGACGCTGAAATTTCAAGCCCCGTGACATTGCACAGGGACCCTTTCTGTTTCCCGGAGATGTCAAAAGAAAAGCAGTCCCTTGTCCCCTTATCAAGCTCCTTCAGTATCTTCACGGGAACATTTTTGAGATACGGGGATGATGAAAGGGCCGCAAACGCGTGGGACGGTCTTGATATAACGACCAGGTTTGTAAGATCGAGAAGCGTGCCGGGCTGCTTCCAGTGAGGCAGGTCCAGGAACGCGTCAATACCCAGGATGAAAAACAACTCCGCGTTCTTGTGCCTGAGCTTCAATTTGCTGATAGTGTCGACAGTAAATGACTTGCCGGGAGATCTTGCCTCTATGTTAGACACATCAAAACGGGGATTGCCCGCGATGGCGAGCTTTACCATTTTATAACGGTGAGCGGCCTTGATGAGATCGGGTTTTACAAACGGCGTCTGGCCCGCCGGTATAAAGAGTATCCTGTCGAGCGAAAGCTTCTCAAAGATCTCCTCCGCGGTCCTCAGATGTCCGTAATGTATGGGGTTGAACGTCCCGCCGTAGATGCCGAGTTTCATGGTACATTGTTTCATGGTACATTGAAGTATACAGAAGGAAGAGATTTTTCGGCAATACGGGGA
Encoded proteins:
- a CDS encoding RNA ligase partner protein, with amino-acid sequence MKSARQRKDRVVLDTSLFVNPEVRNDFGDSPTEAINGFLQIAEQIPSLEFYMPSSIFQELLNFVNEKEIPGALLAVLHQKSPSKHELTCPAFFLYELIEDIRERVNKGLRIAEKAVRTAGKSDEREVIQAMRKNYREALREGIIDSKEDVDLILLAKELDALLVTVDHGAIKWAEKLGIRWLLPSKFKEYLMSFIQNE
- a CDS encoding LysR family transcriptional regulator, with the translated sequence MDDHKLKVFCIVAETKSFSRASEIIRLTQPAVSLQIQALEEMYGTKLFNRSGCVITLTPAGEMLYKYAKEINALYEAAEKEIGGITGLVKGVITVGASSTIGNYVLPTVVSDFKRRFPKVGVHIHVGNTKAVVDYLNAGSVDIGLVEGEVNKQKLILEKLIPDEMVLIMSPYHHLAKKSTVSIMELAKEPLIFREEGSGTREAIEKYLSKHGITQQNLKISIIMGSTESIKSAVEEGLGISILSKWAARKECKYGSLKTAVFKEEKFVRDFSLVYRKSKEPSHTVEQFMGFLRRYPYNKLLSVQ
- the nadD gene encoding nicotinate (nicotinamide) nucleotide adenylyltransferase — translated: MKLGIYGGTFNPIHYGHLRTAEEIFEKLSLDRILFIPAGQTPFVKPDLIKAAHRYKMVKLAIAGNPRFDVSNIEARSPGKSFTVDTISKLKLRHKNAELFFILGIDAFLDLPHWKQPGTLLDLTNLVVISRPSHAFAALSSSPYLKNVPVKILKELDKGTRDCFSFDISGKQKGSLCNVTGLEISASRVRNLVASGKNIKYLLPDSVENYIISHELYIRNG
- a CDS encoding dienelactone hydrolase family protein — encoded protein: MYKIAVVITLILLAASQSHAGAKVQGQAVDYSDNGVVMKGYLAYDENIKGKRPGVLVVHEWWGHNEYARKRARMLAELGYTALAVDMYGDGKQAMHPDDAGKFSSELMKNFDTAKSRFTAAMNFLKQQPTVDPERIAAIGYCFGGGIVLNMARQGIELKGVASFHGGLTAVKPAGPGAVKAKILVLHGADDKFTTPEQIDAFKKEMKAAGADSKFISYPGAMHSFTNPDADMYAKKFNLPLGYNAEADKKSWSELKKFLKAIFKK
- the rsfS gene encoding ribosome silencing factor; amino-acid sequence: MSNSKKRAVRAAETALDKKAKDTIILELKDLSTIADYFVICSGDNTSQIRAIAEAIQENFSKQNIFPLGKEGLDFARWVLIDYGDIIINIFDDETRDYYELEKLWIDAPRIPVEEHKK
- a CDS encoding tetratricopeptide repeat protein translates to MAKFSVFLTIMFLLVVGILAFFNKDTVNLTVWQGVTYEVPVIGLILISTAAGIFAMFVVFSIRDARRFFSNWQFNRRQKKELKIQESYTRGLDAFFACRYEEAEELFTKVVEEDPYNVNALLRLGDIAIYEEDYFKAKDFYTRAKEIKPRSVEVLLSLEKVFEGQQKWNEALKYLDTILEIDEENPEILYRKRDIYERDKKWEDVLEVQHKVLKCDLSPEEEQEEHKKHLGYRYELGCHYLETNNTEKAVKILKSVIKADKDFASAYIALAEAYLKDGNTDEAQELLLKGYETTSSLVLLVRLEDFFISMGEPGTIIDLYQKAVQKDPRDLKLQFFLAKLYYRLEMIDYAFETINALDTSAFDFPDLHILLGNIYLRRSRAEKAAEEFKKALKVDKPLLVPFCCSNCGYTSKDWAGRCPSCKTWNTFVLNTYEVCKTKKRQSSS
- a CDS encoding MgtC/SapB family protein, with product MSDMIPAYEVIIRLILGAVIGGIIGFEREVHGRAAGFRTQLIVCVASVLIMVVSENYYYHIKSIDPTLRIDPARISAGALIGIGFLGAGVIVKSGFAIRGLTTAASIWIVSAIGLAIGGGLYFEGIATSIITIIALMALRAVERKIKFLRYKVITVSTLITANKEEEITSMLSSRGFHVHSIDYEKDKSKGEIIYDITVSTRNKEAVRQMFAELNSTEFINTLKISG